One stretch of Maylandia zebra isolate NMK-2024a linkage group LG13, Mzebra_GT3a, whole genome shotgun sequence DNA includes these proteins:
- the fgf8a gene encoding fibroblast growth factor 8 codes for MRPIPSRFSCVFLHLFALFYYAQVTNQSPPNFTQHVSEQSKVTDRTSRRLIRIYQLYSRTSGKHVQVLPNKKINAMAEDGDAHAKLIVETDTFGSRVRIRGAETDLYICMNKRGKLIGKKNGQGRDCIFTEIVLENNYTALKNVRYEGWYMAFTRRGRPRKGSRTRQHQREVHFMKRLPKGHQPTHPSHHRPFDFIHYPFSQRTKRT; via the exons ATGCGACCCATCCCATCCAGGTTCAGCTGTGT GTTCCTGCACTTATTTGCATTGTTCTACTACGCGCAG GTAACCAATCAGTCCCCGCCTAATTTCACGCAGCATGTAAGCGAACAGAGCAAAGTGACGGACCGCACGAGCCGCAGGTTGATCCGGATCTACCAGCTTTACAGCCGGACCAGCGGCAAACATGTACAGGTCCTGCCCAACAAGAAGATCAACGCCATGGCCGAGGATGGAGATGCGCACG CTAAACTCATTGTGGAAACAGATACTTTTGGAAGTCGAGTGCGCATCAGGGGAGCTGAGACTGACCTATACATCTGCATGAACAAGAGAGGGAAGCTCATTGGCAAG aaaaacGGACAAGGCCGTGACTGTATCTTCACCGAAATCGTTCTGGAGAACAACTACACGGCGCTGAAGAACGTCCGTTATGAGGGCTGGTACATGGCTTTCACTCGGCGGGGGCGTCCACGGAAGGGCTCACGGACACGCCAGCACCAACGTGAAGTCCACTTCATGAAGAGGCTGCCAAAGGGGCACCAGCCCACCCATCCGAGCCACCACCGGCCTTTTGACTTCATCCACTACCCTTTCAGTCAAAGGACTAAGCGTACGTGA